In Bacillus sp. SB49, a single window of DNA contains:
- a CDS encoding helix-turn-helix domain-containing protein: protein MSKNIEGFLYTRIAEIREQQGMTQKELADKSNLTVDQLDAIETSDFDRYEGNNIDLKLIAEALNVEYRDVIR from the coding sequence ATGAGTAAAAACATTGAAGGGTTTCTATATACCCGCATAGCGGAGATCCGTGAGCAACAAGGAATGACCCAGAAGGAGCTTGCTGATAAGTCAAATTTGACCGTCGATCAGCTCGATGCTATTGAAACGTCTGATTTTGATAGGTACGAGGGGAATAATATCGATCTTAAATTGATTGCCGAGGCTCTTAACGTTGAGTACCGGGACGTTATTAGATAA
- a CDS encoding ABC transporter substrate-binding protein encodes MKKLAMLMMLFLVLILTACSGSSNSAGGSEKKVLEFWHIDPGEKEKVYEEAVERFEEKHPDVEVKVLRIPNDAYKQKLSVAMSGGNPPDVFNSWGGGWLKQFVDQGKVLDVTEDVDKSHFNELALQNSMYEDKVYGLPLGLSIDVVFYNKEIFDKYGLEEPKTYQEWLEINDTLNENDIIPIALANKTKWPGAYYLMNFASREAGTDLFDSAFHREGKGFDDEGYVQAGTYIQEMVKNDAFNEGFNGVPYDEGTGRQLLYSGQAAMMDMTISFLNNVRMEAPEFEEKLDFFVFPEVEGGKGSVTDLGASASPVWSVSESSEHPDLATELIQELTSEETAQAYADRTGSLTSINGVVPNDEFTKKFHEVVEGATHLQMPYDQTLPPELAELHKDTTQAVFGLEMTPEEAAEKMEAKAKEVLE; translated from the coding sequence TTGAAGAAACTGGCGATGTTAATGATGTTGTTCTTGGTTTTGATTCTGACTGCGTGCAGCGGTTCTTCCAATTCTGCAGGAGGAAGCGAGAAGAAGGTGCTTGAGTTCTGGCACATCGATCCCGGCGAGAAGGAGAAGGTGTATGAAGAAGCAGTCGAGCGCTTTGAGGAGAAGCACCCGGATGTCGAGGTTAAAGTCCTTCGGATCCCAAACGATGCGTATAAGCAGAAGCTGTCTGTTGCCATGTCCGGCGGCAACCCGCCTGATGTATTCAACAGCTGGGGCGGCGGCTGGCTGAAACAATTCGTTGATCAAGGAAAAGTGCTGGATGTAACCGAGGACGTCGACAAGTCCCACTTTAATGAATTGGCGCTTCAGAATTCGATGTACGAGGACAAAGTGTACGGCCTGCCACTTGGGCTCTCCATCGACGTCGTTTTCTACAACAAAGAAATCTTTGATAAATATGGATTGGAAGAGCCGAAGACATACCAGGAATGGCTTGAAATCAACGATACGCTCAATGAGAACGACATCATTCCAATCGCCCTTGCCAACAAGACAAAATGGCCAGGCGCATACTACCTCATGAACTTCGCAAGCAGAGAAGCGGGTACGGATCTTTTTGACAGCGCTTTCCATAGAGAAGGGAAAGGGTTCGACGATGAGGGGTATGTACAAGCGGGAACGTACATACAGGAAATGGTGAAGAACGATGCCTTTAATGAAGGCTTTAACGGAGTACCTTACGACGAAGGTACAGGACGTCAGCTTTTGTATTCCGGTCAGGCGGCCATGATGGATATGACGATTTCCTTCCTGAACAATGTCCGTATGGAAGCACCTGAATTCGAAGAGAAGCTCGACTTCTTCGTCTTTCCGGAAGTGGAAGGCGGCAAAGGATCCGTCACGGATCTAGGAGCTTCCGCAAGTCCTGTATGGTCGGTATCAGAAAGCTCTGAACACCCGGATCTTGCTACAGAATTAATTCAGGAACTGACAAGTGAAGAAACGGCACAGGCATACGCGGACCGCACCGGTTCCCTTACTTCCATCAATGGAGTGGTTCCGAATGATGAATTCACGAAGAAATTCCATGAAGTAGTGGAAGGCGCGACCCACCTGCAGATGCCTTACGACCAAACTCTTCCTCCAGAGCTTGCCGAGCTTCATAAAGATACGACCCAGGCTGTTTTCGGACTGGAGATGACGCCGGAAGAAGCGGCAGAGAAGATGGAAGCGAAAGCGAAGGAAGTACTGGAATAA
- a CDS encoding carbohydrate ABC transporter permease, translating to METHVNKVARAKSKAASRTKEKTKNVKSRDMMTILLFIAPAFIVYAVYVLYPIFSTFQYSLYEWDGMSEMVFVGLQNYVQLFQDPVFWTSLTNNTWVVLVSVFVQIPLGLLMALMLFAPVKGIRFMSSVYFFPFLMSTVAIGLLWVLMFDPINGIVNNIVSLFGVENVAWLSQADTAMFAVLLVVVWQFAPFYMILFKAAIVGIPEDLYEAAKMDGANALHKFIHITLPMLMPTIVSSSILAIVGSLKAFDIFYIMTGGGPNHGTELMGTYMFKQAFVNFNMGYASAIAFLMFFIALIVTIIIQMLDFYRKKKGALL from the coding sequence GTGGAAACACATGTGAACAAAGTGGCACGAGCCAAATCAAAAGCAGCTTCCCGAACGAAAGAAAAGACGAAAAACGTCAAGTCCAGGGATATGATGACCATCCTGTTGTTTATCGCACCAGCCTTCATCGTTTATGCCGTCTATGTCCTTTATCCGATTTTTTCTACTTTCCAATATAGTTTGTATGAATGGGACGGTATGAGTGAGATGGTGTTCGTCGGTTTGCAGAACTATGTCCAGCTGTTCCAGGATCCGGTGTTCTGGACGTCGTTGACGAATAATACGTGGGTCGTCCTCGTTTCTGTGTTCGTCCAAATTCCACTTGGCCTGTTAATGGCTTTGATGCTGTTTGCCCCGGTCAAAGGCATCCGTTTCATGAGCAGCGTTTACTTCTTTCCTTTCCTCATGTCGACGGTCGCCATCGGTCTCTTGTGGGTGCTCATGTTCGATCCGATTAACGGTATCGTCAATAATATCGTGTCCCTCTTCGGTGTAGAAAACGTCGCCTGGCTCAGTCAAGCCGACACCGCCATGTTCGCCGTCCTGCTTGTTGTCGTCTGGCAGTTCGCCCCTTTCTATATGATTCTCTTCAAAGCGGCGATCGTCGGTATTCCGGAAGACCTGTATGAAGCAGCCAAGATGGACGGAGCGAACGCTTTACATAAGTTCATCCATATCACGCTGCCGATGCTGATGCCGACTATTGTGAGCAGCTCTATTCTTGCTATCGTCGGATCCCTGAAGGCGTTTGATATCTTCTACATCATGACAGGCGGCGGCCCGAACCATGGGACCGAGCTGATGGGCACCTATATGTTCAAACAGGCTTTCGTCAATTTCAATATGGGGTATGCGAGTGCGATCGCCTTCCTGATGTTTTTCATCGCTTTGATTGTGACCATCATCATTCAGATGCTTGATTTCTATCGTAAAAAGAAAGGAGCACTGCTATGA
- a CDS encoding MurR/RpiR family transcriptional regulator: protein MEESVLETIKGVYSSLSPGQKKVAAYMIDHREESALATASRLGRLAGVSETTVIRLSNVLGFRGFSHLQEAIREEFLMQKQSVREHSPAYDVFSDVAEKERHVFGQLLEQLDRGQLKQAVDALIAAEQVHIAGFGSSYAVGYWFYAALRMLRSRVSLSGPDGVAAEDIGDIRENSLLVLFSFPRYRKEGMLLAEEAKKQGAVVLVLTNKALAPPARSADITVTTEERMESDYHSIAGAVSISEMLIEAVMEEGGNEMRERQQRMEQLYAEQNLFLE from the coding sequence ATGGAAGAATCGGTGCTGGAAACGATCAAAGGTGTTTATTCCTCCTTATCACCAGGTCAAAAAAAGGTGGCGGCTTATATGATCGATCACCGGGAAGAAAGCGCGCTTGCAACCGCGTCCCGGCTTGGCAGGCTGGCGGGAGTGAGTGAAACGACGGTCATTCGACTTTCCAACGTCCTTGGGTTTCGCGGCTTTTCTCATCTTCAGGAGGCAATCAGAGAGGAGTTTCTCATGCAGAAGCAGAGCGTACGGGAGCATTCCCCGGCATACGATGTTTTTTCTGACGTTGCGGAGAAAGAAAGGCATGTGTTCGGTCAATTACTGGAACAGCTGGATCGAGGGCAGTTGAAGCAGGCGGTCGATGCTTTAATCGCAGCCGAACAAGTCCATATCGCAGGTTTCGGCAGCTCCTATGCTGTGGGTTACTGGTTCTACGCGGCGCTTAGGATGTTGAGAAGCAGAGTGTCCTTATCCGGTCCTGACGGCGTGGCAGCAGAAGATATAGGTGATATTCGGGAGAATTCCCTTCTTGTATTATTTTCTTTTCCAAGATACCGAAAAGAAGGGATGTTGTTGGCGGAAGAAGCCAAGAAGCAAGGGGCGGTGGTGCTCGTACTTACGAACAAAGCGCTCGCCCCGCCTGCCCGATCAGCAGACATCACGGTGACGACAGAAGAGCGGATGGAATCGGATTATCACTCCATCGCGGGAGCCGTAAGCATATCGGAAATGCTGATCGAAGCGGTTATGGAAGAAGGCGGAAACGAAATGCGCGAGCGTCAGCAGCGAATGGAACAGCTCTATGCTGAACAGAATCTATTTTTAGAATGA
- a CDS encoding DUF6141 family protein, translating to MDGKQKNSVYEEVQWPGRWFFFVIIGTVTGIFWYAFIQQILLGVPLGDQPMTDSGLILAWVVFGILLPLFSLKVNMTTQVRDDGVYVKLFPFHLRYRKFLHADIEKVSSIRVRSLVRFGGWGIRVNFSGEKLYNTGGREGVELTLKSGEVVVIGSRKAEALAAAVQKRID from the coding sequence GTGGACGGTAAACAGAAGAACTCCGTCTATGAAGAAGTACAATGGCCCGGCAGGTGGTTCTTTTTCGTGATAATCGGGACGGTTACCGGTATTTTTTGGTATGCATTCATCCAGCAGATTTTGTTGGGTGTTCCATTAGGAGATCAGCCGATGACAGATTCCGGGTTGATTCTTGCCTGGGTAGTTTTTGGAATCCTCCTTCCTTTGTTTTCTTTAAAGGTGAATATGACGACACAGGTCCGGGACGACGGCGTGTATGTCAAACTGTTTCCCTTCCACTTGAGATACCGGAAGTTTCTACATGCGGATATTGAAAAGGTCTCTTCCATCCGTGTCCGGTCCCTCGTCCGTTTCGGGGGATGGGGTATCCGGGTCAATTTTTCGGGAGAAAAGCTCTATAATACCGGCGGCAGGGAAGGCGTAGAGCTGACACTGAAATCGGGAGAAGTCGTGGTGATCGGTTCCCGGAAAGCAGAAGCACTCGCCGCAGCAGTTCAAAAGAGAATAGATTAG
- a CDS encoding metallophosphoesterase family protein, whose product MPIIALLADVHGNGTALEAVLQDAKRQGVTDYWFLGDLIMPGPGADDLFEQLDQVRTSAYVRGNWEDGFLDVLKKDIDIGNATDLYVTRLTKYLCERLNPSYIDRIKTLPLVQTKQVNKLHIHLSHHLPDKNYGGDLWPSHPQEGFDRLFDDGHDVAIYAHTHHPLLRYSTNGQLIINPGTVGQPFFKWGKLNGDLRAQYALLEIDEDGIADVRFRKVAYDVERELAIAREKKLPFFSLYEEVRETGVTHTHNHDLLHKLHAENGGKAELIAYFENYYWT is encoded by the coding sequence ATGCCTATCATTGCGTTGCTTGCCGATGTCCATGGCAACGGAACCGCCCTTGAGGCGGTGCTGCAGGACGCGAAACGGCAAGGGGTAACAGACTATTGGTTTTTAGGAGATTTGATCATGCCCGGCCCGGGAGCGGATGACTTATTCGAGCAGTTGGATCAGGTACGCACTTCCGCCTATGTCCGCGGCAACTGGGAGGATGGCTTCCTCGACGTCTTGAAGAAAGATATAGACATCGGGAATGCTACGGATCTTTACGTTACACGACTCACAAAATACCTTTGTGAAAGATTGAATCCTTCCTACATCGATCGGATAAAAACGCTGCCGCTTGTCCAGACGAAACAGGTCAACAAGCTGCATATCCACCTGAGCCACCACCTGCCGGATAAGAACTACGGAGGAGACCTGTGGCCCTCCCATCCTCAGGAAGGGTTTGACCGCTTATTTGACGATGGCCATGATGTCGCGATTTACGCGCACACCCATCACCCGCTTCTGCGCTACAGTACAAACGGACAGTTGATTATCAATCCCGGCACCGTCGGCCAGCCTTTTTTTAAATGGGGAAAACTGAACGGGGACCTCAGGGCACAGTATGCCCTCCTTGAAATCGATGAAGATGGAATAGCGGATGTAAGATTTCGTAAAGTTGCCTATGACGTGGAACGGGAACTGGCGATTGCCAGGGAGAAAAAACTGCCGTTTTTCTCCCTGTATGAAGAAGTCCGGGAAACGGGTGTCACCCATACCCACAATCACGATCTATTACATAAGCTTCACGCAGAAAACGGCGGGAAGGCGGAGCTCATCGCCTATTTTGAAAATTATTACTGGACGTAA
- a CDS encoding YjiH family protein has product MQEQWKHVEREKKRFSAKDYAAFILPSLLGMLFFMVPIQTEDGITIPVAFLANGLNEGFAGTIPVLTVLAITISVIGSLAAYLWKPKWIMESTYWMALFYVRKNWVMTRVLGMIFAWMALLTLGPDFLTSDVTGGMLLFDLLPVLFTTFLLAGFLLPLLLNFGLLEFVGALLRKVMRPLFTLPGRSSLDCLASWVGDGTIGVLLTSKQYEEGYYTKREAGVVATTFSIVSITFTIVVISYLEMESYFLPYYATIIIAGLAAALIMPRIPPLSWKKDDVYEGTTRKTEEAIPSGTSLFRWGTTQALRKARSGGGVKATLKEGMQNVLDMWIGVLPVVMAIGTVAVVIAEFTSFFTIIGKPFEWLLMLMQVPEAEAAGQTMVVGFADMFLPAIIGSGIESEMTRFIIASVSVTQLVYLSEMGGLLLGSKLPVSFKDLVFIFLLRTLITLPIVVGIAHLIF; this is encoded by the coding sequence ATGCAGGAACAGTGGAAGCATGTCGAACGTGAGAAAAAGAGGTTTTCTGCCAAGGATTACGCGGCATTCATTCTTCCGTCCCTGTTGGGGATGTTGTTTTTTATGGTGCCGATTCAGACGGAGGATGGGATCACGATTCCCGTCGCTTTCCTTGCGAATGGGCTGAATGAAGGGTTTGCCGGCACAATACCTGTCCTGACGGTGCTGGCGATAACGATCTCTGTCATTGGATCGCTCGCCGCTTATTTGTGGAAGCCGAAATGGATCATGGAATCCACCTATTGGATGGCCCTGTTTTATGTCCGTAAAAACTGGGTGATGACGAGGGTTCTCGGGATGATCTTTGCCTGGATGGCTCTTCTTACGCTGGGGCCCGATTTTCTGACGTCCGACGTGACAGGCGGAATGCTGTTGTTCGACCTTTTGCCTGTTCTGTTCACGACCTTTCTATTGGCAGGTTTTCTGCTTCCATTGCTGCTGAATTTCGGTCTGCTTGAATTCGTCGGAGCGCTGCTTCGTAAAGTGATGCGTCCTCTGTTCACTCTTCCCGGGCGTTCCTCGTTGGACTGTCTCGCTTCCTGGGTCGGGGACGGGACCATCGGTGTCCTGTTGACATCGAAGCAGTATGAAGAAGGGTATTACACAAAAAGAGAAGCAGGTGTCGTCGCGACGACGTTCTCCATTGTCTCGATCACATTCACGATTGTCGTCATCAGTTACCTGGAAATGGAGAGCTATTTCCTGCCTTATTACGCCACGATCATCATAGCAGGGCTTGCTGCTGCTTTGATTATGCCTCGTATTCCTCCGTTGTCCTGGAAGAAGGATGACGTCTATGAGGGAACGACAAGAAAGACCGAAGAAGCGATTCCGTCGGGGACTTCGCTGTTCCGCTGGGGAACGACTCAGGCGCTCAGGAAGGCGAGAAGCGGCGGCGGTGTGAAAGCGACACTGAAAGAGGGAATGCAGAACGTGCTGGATATGTGGATCGGCGTCCTTCCTGTCGTCATGGCGATTGGAACGGTCGCTGTCGTCATAGCAGAATTCACTTCCTTTTTCACCATCATCGGCAAGCCGTTCGAATGGCTGCTTATGCTGATGCAGGTGCCGGAAGCAGAGGCAGCCGGTCAGACGATGGTCGTCGGTTTTGCAGATATGTTTCTGCCGGCTATCATCGGAAGCGGGATAGAAAGTGAAATGACGCGCTTTATCATTGCAAGCGTATCTGTTACGCAACTTGTTTACTTGTCGGAAATGGGGGGCTTGCTGCTTGGATCGAAACTTCCGGTTTCCTTCAAGGACCTTGTGTTTATTTTCCTGCTACGAACGTTGATTACGCTGCCGATTGTCGTCGGCATCGCTCACTTGATTTTCTAA
- a CDS encoding sugar phosphate isomerase/epimerase family protein, with amino-acid sequence MTKIPVAVQMFTLRNESEKDFKGVLKQVADLGYDGVELAGLGGLQAEEVRETLDLLGLKAASSHIPLDVLEEGIDGVIEEQKILGSKHIVCPYLLPEQRTKEHYEHLVSVLNKAGEKAHAAGITLSYHNHDFELEAWEDGTTPLAYILKETNPEWVKAEFDIYWLTKAGESPAKWLENYQGRTPLVHLKDMTTDGEQFFAELGTGGVDIERVLELGGKNGVEWWIVEQDQSKQSPLDSIAESFQYLQKQNVTSV; translated from the coding sequence ATGACAAAGATTCCAGTAGCTGTACAAATGTTCACCTTGCGTAATGAAAGTGAAAAAGATTTCAAGGGGGTGCTGAAGCAAGTGGCGGACCTCGGTTATGACGGGGTGGAGCTTGCCGGGCTCGGCGGCCTGCAGGCAGAAGAAGTGCGGGAAACGCTCGACCTTCTCGGGTTGAAGGCGGCATCCAGTCATATTCCGCTCGACGTACTGGAAGAGGGAATCGACGGCGTCATCGAAGAGCAGAAAATCCTTGGAAGCAAGCATATCGTCTGCCCATACCTGCTTCCGGAGCAGCGGACGAAGGAACATTACGAGCATTTGGTAAGCGTGTTGAATAAAGCAGGGGAGAAAGCTCATGCAGCAGGCATCACGCTTTCCTATCACAACCACGACTTCGAGCTTGAAGCATGGGAGGACGGTACGACACCGCTTGCCTATATTTTGAAAGAGACGAATCCGGAGTGGGTGAAGGCGGAGTTTGATATATACTGGCTGACGAAAGCGGGAGAATCACCAGCCAAATGGCTCGAGAATTACCAGGGTCGGACGCCACTCGTCCACTTGAAGGATATGACGACAGATGGAGAGCAGTTCTTCGCAGAGCTTGGAACAGGCGGTGTCGATATCGAGCGCGTGCTTGAACTCGGCGGAAAGAACGGGGTGGAATGGTGGATCGTAGAACAGGATCAATCGAAGCAGTCCCCGCTTGATAGCATTGCGGAAAGTTTCCAGTACCTGCAGAAACAAAACGTGACATCCGTTTGA
- a CDS encoding amidohydrolase: protein MQHEDILRTYEDLHKLAEPSGKEQNTSAYLRGRLEAAGFALRTFPDHHGFYAELSGETNAVIALRADMDALLQEVDGEVRPNHACGHDAHSTMVLHTALRAVESGHSYHHTLRFIFQPAEEIAAGALQMLKGGALDDVRFLGGIHLRPAKEVPNKKAAPVILHGSIVTLKAVVRGVPAHAARPEFANNPIEAGTRLLEALKQVHIDRPYSFKVTEFHAGEASNAIPEKARLTFDARAAETGTLDDIMKQAETLMRQVALDTKTDIEWEWVEFSPAAVKHEQAVALAEKAIGVAVSDDAVVPPCVSPGAEDFHFYTHHQKGLPATMIGLGCGLEPGLHHPKMTFDTSALFTGVDILEALLLEADHVTWEGK from the coding sequence TTGCAACACGAAGATATTCTACGAACCTATGAAGATTTGCATAAGCTTGCAGAGCCTAGTGGAAAAGAGCAGAATACTTCCGCCTATCTGAGGGGAAGGCTTGAGGCGGCTGGTTTTGCCCTCCGTACATTTCCGGACCATCACGGTTTTTATGCTGAGTTAAGCGGGGAAACGAATGCCGTGATCGCCCTGCGTGCCGATATGGATGCACTGCTCCAGGAAGTGGACGGGGAAGTGAGGCCGAACCACGCTTGCGGCCATGACGCCCACAGTACGATGGTGCTGCACACCGCTTTAAGAGCTGTGGAGTCGGGGCATTCTTACCATCATACCCTGCGGTTTATTTTTCAACCCGCAGAGGAAATTGCGGCCGGTGCCCTGCAGATGCTCAAGGGAGGAGCTCTGGATGACGTCCGGTTTCTTGGAGGGATTCACCTCCGCCCGGCGAAGGAAGTACCGAACAAAAAGGCGGCGCCCGTTATTCTCCACGGATCGATCGTCACACTGAAAGCCGTCGTACGTGGTGTTCCTGCCCATGCCGCCCGTCCGGAATTTGCGAATAACCCGATCGAAGCTGGAACCAGACTATTGGAAGCGTTGAAGCAGGTTCACATCGACCGTCCGTATTCGTTCAAAGTGACGGAGTTCCATGCTGGAGAAGCATCCAATGCCATTCCTGAAAAAGCCCGTCTCACGTTCGATGCACGGGCAGCGGAGACAGGGACTTTGGATGACATCATGAAACAGGCGGAGACGCTTATGAGACAGGTGGCTTTGGACACAAAGACAGACATCGAATGGGAGTGGGTGGAATTTTCCCCTGCTGCAGTCAAGCACGAACAAGCGGTGGCACTTGCTGAAAAGGCGATCGGAGTGGCTGTCTCGGATGATGCTGTCGTCCCGCCGTGTGTTTCTCCGGGGGCAGAGGACTTCCACTTTTACACGCATCACCAAAAAGGGCTGCCGGCGACGATGATCGGTCTTGGATGTGGACTTGAGCCGGGACTTCATCATCCGAAAATGACTTTCGATACATCCGCGCTCTTCACCGGAGTCGACATTTTGGAGGCGCTGCTTCTGGAAGCGGACCACGTCACCTGGGAGGGGAAATGA
- a CDS encoding LacI family DNA-binding transcriptional regulator has product MAKMSDVAKLAGVSTATVSRVLRNPEAVKPVTKAKVDQAIEQLNYEPNMLARHFRRTETNTILVLVPNIRNTVFAEIVGGIEEEASVHGYRVLLRNTNNQFGSEYGSVEHLKQRQVDGMIMLSPKMEERLMLEISNEFPIVLATAHLASSNIPFVSIDNKKSGWKATEHIIRLGHKRIACISGPLRMPLSELRYEGYRQAMIEHGLGVDERFVREGDFTYESGYEHMTSLLSQAERPTAVFAASDDMAIGAINAASAVEWKVPEDLAVVGFDNIQFASMYNPPLTTIAQPFFDMGKRAMELLLKKLNGEEVTKMEHLLSDELVIRESCGAKQQKKVVPL; this is encoded by the coding sequence ATGGCGAAGATGAGTGATGTAGCGAAACTTGCCGGTGTTTCAACGGCAACGGTATCGCGCGTGCTGCGCAATCCCGAAGCGGTAAAGCCGGTGACGAAAGCGAAAGTGGACCAAGCGATTGAGCAGTTGAATTATGAGCCGAATATGCTCGCCAGGCATTTCCGACGCACGGAGACGAATACGATTCTCGTCCTTGTGCCGAACATCCGTAACACGGTGTTTGCAGAAATCGTCGGCGGTATTGAGGAAGAAGCGTCTGTCCACGGATATCGTGTCCTGCTCCGCAATACCAACAACCAGTTCGGCAGCGAGTATGGATCTGTCGAACACTTGAAGCAGCGGCAGGTAGACGGGATGATCATGCTGTCTCCTAAAATGGAGGAGCGTCTGATGCTGGAAATTTCAAACGAGTTTCCAATCGTGCTTGCGACCGCTCATTTGGCATCTTCGAACATACCGTTTGTGTCGATCGATAACAAAAAGAGTGGCTGGAAAGCAACCGAGCATATCATCCGCCTCGGCCATAAACGAATTGCCTGTATTTCAGGGCCGCTTCGCATGCCGCTGTCCGAGCTTCGTTACGAAGGCTATCGTCAGGCGATGATCGAGCACGGCCTCGGCGTCGATGAACGGTTCGTCCGGGAAGGGGACTTCACCTATGAATCCGGGTATGAACATATGACGTCCTTACTTTCCCAAGCCGAACGTCCGACTGCTGTCTTTGCAGCAAGTGACGACATGGCGATTGGAGCGATCAATGCAGCGTCTGCTGTTGAGTGGAAGGTACCGGAAGACCTGGCAGTTGTCGGGTTTGACAATATCCAGTTTGCATCCATGTACAATCCGCCTCTGACAACCATTGCGCAGCCGTTTTTCGATATGGGGAAACGGGCGATGGAGCTTCTGTTGAAGAAGCTGAACGGGGAAGAAGTCACGAAGATGGAGCATCTATTGTCGGATGAATTGGTGATCCGTGAGTCGTGCGGGGCGAAGCAGCAAAAGAAGGTAGTCCCGCTGTAA
- the menC gene encoding o-succinylbenzoate synthase, giving the protein MKINEIILRHIKMDLLHPFTTSVGTEYDKDVLIIEAKTDSGYSGWAESVSIKEPIYNEETIGTNLPIMKDFLFPLVLEEALDHPSEVAERFRSIRGNFNAKAAVEQAVWDAYAKEEGRTLSEVLGGTKKEIDVGVSIGITETKEVLLEKVRDFIDAGYKRIKVKVKPGWDMDVLEAIRETFPDIELMADANCAYTLEDIDHLKKFDRFGLMMIEQPLDHDDIIDHAKLQKHLQTPICLDESLHTKEDVRKAVELDSCRIVNLKVGRVGGLTETLAIHDLCMEKNIPMWCGGMLETGIGRAHNIAITSLEGFTYPGDTAPSSHYWERDIISPAVEMKDGIIHVPDRPGIGYEPDGDYIETITLYKERFTSIRK; this is encoded by the coding sequence ATGAAAATCAACGAAATCATACTAAGACACATAAAAATGGATCTCCTCCACCCGTTTACGACGAGTGTGGGAACGGAATACGATAAGGACGTCCTTATTATTGAAGCAAAGACGGACAGTGGGTATTCCGGATGGGCGGAGTCGGTATCCATCAAGGAGCCGATCTATAATGAAGAAACAATCGGGACCAATCTGCCGATCATGAAGGATTTCCTTTTCCCGTTGGTGCTGGAGGAAGCGCTGGACCATCCGTCAGAGGTTGCAGAACGTTTCCGGTCGATCCGGGGGAACTTCAATGCAAAGGCAGCCGTCGAACAGGCTGTCTGGGACGCTTATGCGAAGGAAGAAGGGCGTACATTGAGTGAGGTACTTGGTGGCACCAAGAAGGAAATTGATGTCGGTGTCAGCATTGGAATCACAGAAACGAAGGAAGTCCTGCTTGAAAAGGTGCGGGACTTCATCGATGCAGGATATAAACGGATCAAGGTGAAAGTGAAACCGGGCTGGGACATGGACGTGTTGGAAGCGATACGGGAAACTTTCCCCGACATCGAGCTGATGGCGGATGCCAACTGTGCTTATACATTGGAGGACATCGATCACTTGAAGAAGTTTGATCGTTTTGGACTGATGATGATTGAACAGCCGCTCGACCATGACGATATCATCGATCACGCCAAGCTGCAGAAGCATTTGCAGACACCGATCTGCCTGGATGAAAGCCTGCATACGAAAGAGGACGTCAGGAAAGCGGTGGAGCTCGACAGCTGCCGAATTGTCAACTTGAAAGTAGGTCGTGTCGGAGGTCTGACGGAAACGCTCGCCATCCATGATCTGTGCATGGAGAAAAACATTCCAATGTGGTGCGGTGGTATGCTGGAAACGGGAATCGGCCGGGCGCACAACATAGCGATCACCTCGCTTGAGGGATTTACATATCCCGGAGATACGGCTCCATCCTCTCATTATTGGGAGAGGGACATCATTTCTCCAGCGGTTGAAATGAAGGATGGGATCATCCACGTTCCCGACAGACCAGGAATCGGCTATGAGCCGGACGGTGACTACATCGAAACGATCACCCTGTATAAAGAACGATTCACAAGCATCAGGAAATGA